A genomic region of Canis aureus isolate CA01 chromosome 16, VMU_Caureus_v.1.0, whole genome shotgun sequence contains the following coding sequences:
- the PTGES2 gene encoding prostaglandin E synthase 2 isoform X2, with product MAQVARALWPVRYALAWRLGGRLPPGLPAHSRAGFAGAAGGRGPAATARKGSPRLLGAAALALGGVLGLYHTARWHLRAQHLRAQCPAAQVVEVNPVRRAEIKFSSYRKVPILLAQEGESLQQLNDSSVIISALKTYLVSGQPLEDIITYYPPMKAVNDQGKEVTEFCNKYWLMLDEKEAQHLYGGKEARTEEMKWRQWADDWLVHLISPNVYRTPAEALASFDYIVREGKFGAVEGAVAKYMGAAAMYFISKRLKSRHHLQDDVREDLYEAADKWVAAVGKDRPFMGGQKPNLADLAVYGVLRVMEGLEAFDDLMRHTRIQPWYLRVEKAIAEAPQ from the exons ATGGCCCAGGTCGCGCGGGCGCTGTGGCCGGTCCGGTACGCTCTGGCCTGGAGGCTGGGCGGTCGCCTCCCGCCCGGACTCCCCGCGCACAGTCGGGCCGGCTTCGCGGGAGCGGCAGGAGGCCGGGGCCCCGCTGCCACCGCCCGCAAGGGGAGCCCGCGGCTGCTGGGAGCGGCGGCGCTGGCCCTGGGGGGCGTCCTGGGGCTGTACCACACCGCGCGGTGGCACCTGCGCGCCCAGCACCTCCGCGCCCAGTGCCCCGCCGCGCAG GTGGTGGAAGTGAACCCCGTGCGCAGGGCCGAGATCAAGTTCTCCTCCTACAGAAAGGTGCCCATCCTGCTGGCCCAGGAAGGAGAGAGCTTG CAACAACTGAACGATTCCTCTGTCATCATCAGTGCTCTCAAGACCTACCTGGTGTCGGG GCAGCCCCTGGAAGACATTATCACCTACTATCCACCCATGAAGGCTGTGAACGACCAGGGAAAGGAAGTGACTGAATTCTGCAACAAGTATTGGCTCATGCTAGATGAGAAAGAGGCCCAGCACCTGTATGGTGGGAAGGAGGCGAGGAC GGAGGAGATGAAGTGGCGGCAGTGGGCAGATGACTGGCTGGTGCACCTGATCTCTCCCAACGTGTACCGCACTCCTGCTGAGGCCCTGGCTTCCTTTGACTACATTGTCAGGGAGGGCAAGTTCGGGGCAGTGGAAGGTGCCGTGGCCAAGTACATGGGTGCAGCTGCCATGTACTTCATCAGCAAGCGGCTCAAGAGCAG GCATCACCTCCAGGATGACGTTCGTGAGGACCTCTATGAGGCTGCCGACAAGTGGGTGGCAGCCGTGGGCAAAGACCGACCCTTCATGGGGGGCCAGAAGCCAAACCTGGctgatctg GCAGTGTATGGTGTGCTGCGTGTGATGGAGGGCCTGGAGGCCTTCGATGACCTGATGCGTCATACCCGCATCCAGCCCTGGTACCTGCGTGTGGAGAAGGCCATTGCTGAGGCCCCCCAGTGA
- the PTGES2 gene encoding prostaglandin E synthase 2 isoform X1, whose protein sequence is MAQVARALWPVRYALAWRLGGRLPPGLPAHSRAGFAGAAGGRGPAATARKGSPRLLGAAALALGGVLGLYHTARWHLRAQHLRAQCPAAQLSLSSRLQLTLYQYKTCPFCSKVRAFLDFHALPYQVVEVNPVRRAEIKFSSYRKVPILLAQEGESLQQLNDSSVIISALKTYLVSGQPLEDIITYYPPMKAVNDQGKEVTEFCNKYWLMLDEKEAQHLYGGKEARTEEMKWRQWADDWLVHLISPNVYRTPAEALASFDYIVREGKFGAVEGAVAKYMGAAAMYFISKRLKSRHHLQDDVREDLYEAADKWVAAVGKDRPFMGGQKPNLADLAVYGVLRVMEGLEAFDDLMRHTRIQPWYLRVEKAIAEAPQ, encoded by the exons ATGGCCCAGGTCGCGCGGGCGCTGTGGCCGGTCCGGTACGCTCTGGCCTGGAGGCTGGGCGGTCGCCTCCCGCCCGGACTCCCCGCGCACAGTCGGGCCGGCTTCGCGGGAGCGGCAGGAGGCCGGGGCCCCGCTGCCACCGCCCGCAAGGGGAGCCCGCGGCTGCTGGGAGCGGCGGCGCTGGCCCTGGGGGGCGTCCTGGGGCTGTACCACACCGCGCGGTGGCACCTGCGCGCCCAGCACCTCCGCGCCCAGTGCCCCGCCGCGCAG cTCTCCCTGTCCAGTCGCCTGCAGCTGACCCTGTACCAGTACAAAACATGCCCCTTCTGCAGCAAGGTCCGTGCCTTCCTCGATTTCCACGCCCTGCCCTACCAGGTGGTGGAAGTGAACCCCGTGCGCAGGGCCGAGATCAAGTTCTCCTCCTACAGAAAGGTGCCCATCCTGCTGGCCCAGGAAGGAGAGAGCTTG CAACAACTGAACGATTCCTCTGTCATCATCAGTGCTCTCAAGACCTACCTGGTGTCGGG GCAGCCCCTGGAAGACATTATCACCTACTATCCACCCATGAAGGCTGTGAACGACCAGGGAAAGGAAGTGACTGAATTCTGCAACAAGTATTGGCTCATGCTAGATGAGAAAGAGGCCCAGCACCTGTATGGTGGGAAGGAGGCGAGGAC GGAGGAGATGAAGTGGCGGCAGTGGGCAGATGACTGGCTGGTGCACCTGATCTCTCCCAACGTGTACCGCACTCCTGCTGAGGCCCTGGCTTCCTTTGACTACATTGTCAGGGAGGGCAAGTTCGGGGCAGTGGAAGGTGCCGTGGCCAAGTACATGGGTGCAGCTGCCATGTACTTCATCAGCAAGCGGCTCAAGAGCAG GCATCACCTCCAGGATGACGTTCGTGAGGACCTCTATGAGGCTGCCGACAAGTGGGTGGCAGCCGTGGGCAAAGACCGACCCTTCATGGGGGGCCAGAAGCCAAACCTGGctgatctg GCAGTGTATGGTGTGCTGCGTGTGATGGAGGGCCTGGAGGCCTTCGATGACCTGATGCGTCATACCCGCATCCAGCCCTGGTACCTGCGTGTGGAGAAGGCCATTGCTGAGGCCCCCCAGTGA